In Lacibacter sp. H375, one DNA window encodes the following:
- a CDS encoding MFS transporter, protein MRIAVSVFFFCQGICFASWASRIPDIKTTLHLSEAALGSILLALPAGQLTMMPFSGKLVTRFGSKYILRLAAVGYALTLITIGMANSPWLLALCLYVFGLTGNLCNISVNTQAVNAEALYGRSILASFHGVWSTAGFTGALVGLLMMRLELVPMYHFMIVAAMVITLNIFFQKYLILTPTSRKASSLKRFQMPKGLLLQLGLIAFCCLSAEGCMFDWSGVYFKEVVEVKGELVSLGYASFMIMMATGRFTGDKLAERFGRTKMVQISGVLIFTGMMTAVLFPNIIMSTIGFLIVGFGVSSIIPLVYSTAGKVKDVASGIAIATVSGVGFLGFLMGPPLIGYIAELAGLRASFAVIALLGLVISYMISKLKLT, encoded by the coding sequence ATGCGCATTGCCGTATCTGTATTCTTTTTCTGCCAGGGCATTTGCTTTGCCAGTTGGGCAAGCCGAATACCCGACATTAAAACAACTTTACATTTATCAGAAGCAGCATTAGGAAGTATTTTGTTGGCATTGCCTGCCGGGCAATTAACCATGATGCCTTTCAGTGGAAAATTAGTGACACGGTTTGGCAGTAAATATATTTTACGCCTTGCTGCTGTAGGTTATGCATTAACATTGATCACGATCGGCATGGCCAACTCACCTTGGTTGTTAGCTTTATGTTTGTATGTATTTGGATTAACTGGTAACCTCTGTAATATTTCAGTGAACACACAAGCCGTGAATGCTGAGGCATTGTATGGACGATCCATTCTTGCATCATTTCATGGTGTATGGAGCACTGCCGGTTTTACCGGGGCATTAGTTGGCTTATTGATGATGCGTTTGGAATTAGTGCCGATGTATCACTTCATGATCGTTGCCGCAATGGTAATTACACTGAACATCTTTTTTCAGAAATATCTAATCCTTACGCCAACCAGTCGCAAAGCTTCGTCGCTTAAACGATTCCAGATGCCGAAAGGTTTGTTATTGCAACTAGGACTGATCGCTTTCTGTTGTTTGAGTGCAGAAGGTTGTATGTTCGATTGGAGCGGTGTGTATTTTAAAGAAGTGGTAGAAGTAAAAGGCGAACTGGTATCGCTGGGTTATGCTTCTTTTATGATCATGATGGCTACGGGACGATTTACAGGCGATAAACTTGCCGAACGTTTTGGCCGAACAAAAATGGTACAGATAAGTGGGGTGCTGATCTTCACAGGAATGATGACAGCGGTTTTATTCCCGAACATCATCATGTCAACCATTGGCTTTTTAATTGTCGGCTTTGGTGTAAGCAGCATTATTCCTTTAGTATATAGTACAGCAGGCAAAGTAAAAGATGTGGCGAGTGGGATTGCCATTGCAACAGTTTCCGGTGTGGGCTTTCTAGGCTTTTTGATGGGGCCTCCATTGATTGGTTATATAGCTGAACTGGCAGGACTGCGTGCCTCGTTTGCAGTGATTGCATTGCTGGGTTTGGTGATCAGTTATATGATCAGCAAGTTAAAACTTACGTAG
- a CDS encoding rhamnogalacturonan lyase family protein has product MEKLNRGTVAVRVNSSEVFLSWRLMGTETSTTSFNIYRDGVKINATPITGATNYKHSTTTNGIYMVKAVIDAVEESNSVEASVWAQQYKQIPIQQPAGGTTPDAVAYTYTANDASVGDLDGDGEYEIILKWDPTNSKDNSQSGYTGNVYLDAYKMNGTRLWRIDLGINIRAGAHYTQFLVYDFDSDGKAEVACKTADGTKDGIGSIIGNASVDHRNSNGYVLSGSEYLTVFNGITGAAMDTKPYTPARGTVSSWGDSYGNRVDRFIAAVAYLDAVHPSMVFGRGYYTRLVRSAWDFKNGQLTQRWIFDSNTSGNSNYAGMGNHQMTVGDANADGKDEVYNGSSAVNYDGTGFFSNGLGHGDALHMSDMDPDRPGLELWQCYEEPSKYAGKGLRLFAAATGVPVWGVNATGDIGRALAADIDPRYKGYECWGSAGYLYNVKGDSIGPSRPTINHAVWWDGDLLREILDDEKLEKWDYLNNRLNRLLTLYLANLGSASSNNSTKANPALTADILGDWREEIIMRSGDNQFLNIYTTVNETTHRIYTLMHDPQYRLAIAWQNAAYNQPPHPGFYLGDGMNAAPTPNIQLVNAITTPVSDQTVSAITVDVFPNPSVKTFFIRANGSFSFHIYDVNGKLQQQGWAVNQTETGAGLAAGVYFVKVTAKKQQTTIKIIKQ; this is encoded by the coding sequence ATGGAAAAACTAAACCGTGGCACCGTTGCAGTTCGTGTAAACAGTTCGGAAGTTTTTCTCAGTTGGCGATTGATGGGTACAGAAACATCAACCACTTCCTTTAATATTTATCGTGACGGCGTAAAGATCAATGCAACACCAATTACAGGTGCAACCAATTACAAACATAGTACAACAACAAATGGTATTTACATGGTTAAGGCCGTGATAGATGCTGTTGAAGAAAGTAATAGTGTGGAAGCTTCTGTGTGGGCGCAACAATACAAACAGATACCGATACAACAACCGGCTGGTGGTACAACTCCCGATGCAGTTGCCTATACTTACACAGCAAATGATGCCAGTGTGGGAGATCTTGATGGTGATGGCGAATATGAGATCATCCTGAAATGGGATCCTACTAATTCAAAAGACAATTCACAATCAGGTTATACAGGCAATGTATATCTCGACGCCTATAAAATGAACGGTACCAGGTTGTGGCGTATTGATCTTGGCATTAACATTCGTGCAGGTGCACACTACACACAGTTTCTTGTTTACGATTTTGATAGCGATGGTAAAGCCGAAGTGGCCTGTAAAACTGCAGATGGCACAAAAGATGGTATTGGATCAATCATTGGTAATGCATCTGTTGATCATCGTAACAGTAATGGTTATGTATTAAGTGGCTCAGAGTATTTAACGGTGTTCAATGGAATAACAGGTGCTGCAATGGATACCAAACCTTATACACCAGCAAGAGGAACTGTAAGCAGTTGGGGTGATAGTTATGGTAATCGTGTCGATCGTTTTATTGCAGCTGTTGCATATCTCGATGCTGTTCATCCAAGTATGGTGTTTGGTCGTGGTTATTATACACGGCTGGTACGTAGTGCCTGGGATTTTAAAAACGGGCAATTAACACAACGCTGGATATTTGATAGTAATACAAGTGGCAATAGCAATTATGCCGGTATGGGTAATCATCAAATGACAGTGGGTGATGCAAATGCTGATGGAAAAGATGAAGTGTATAATGGATCAAGTGCAGTGAATTATGATGGTACAGGATTTTTTTCGAATGGTTTAGGTCATGGAGATGCATTACATATGAGTGATATGGATCCAGATAGACCTGGATTAGAGTTATGGCAGTGTTACGAAGAACCATCAAAGTATGCAGGTAAGGGCTTGCGTTTGTTTGCCGCTGCAACAGGTGTGCCTGTGTGGGGTGTAAATGCAACCGGTGATATTGGCCGGGCCTTAGCAGCGGATATTGATCCCCGTTATAAAGGATATGAATGTTGGGGCTCTGCCGGTTATCTCTACAATGTAAAAGGCGATTCTATTGGTCCGTCAAGACCAACCATCAATCATGCTGTATGGTGGGACGGTGATCTGCTAAGAGAAATACTGGATGATGAGAAACTGGAAAAGTGGGACTATCTCAATAACAGGCTCAATCGTTTATTGACCTTATATCTTGCAAATCTGGGTTCAGCATCAAGTAATAATTCCACGAAAGCAAACCCTGCATTAACAGCAGATATATTGGGCGATTGGCGGGAAGAGATCATCATGCGTAGCGGCGATAATCAATTCCTCAACATTTATACGACTGTAAATGAAACAACACATCGTATTTACACACTTATGCACGATCCACAATATCGTTTGGCCATTGCATGGCAAAATGCAGCATACAATCAACCGCCGCATCCGGGTTTTTATTTGGGAGATGGTATGAATGCAGCGCCAACACCCAACATTCAACTGGTGAATGCTATAACAACTCCGGTTAGCGATCAAACTGTTTCTGCAATAACTGTTGATGTATTTCCTAACCCTTCCGTAAAAACTTTTTTCATCAGAGCAAACGGAAGCTTTAGTTTTCACATCTATGATGTTAATGGGAAACTGCAGCAACAAGGTTGGGCTGTAAATCAAACCGAAACAGGAGCAGGGTTAGCGGCAGGTGTGTATTTCGTGAAAGTAACAGCAAAGAAGCAACAAACAACAATTAAGATCATTAAACAATAA
- a CDS encoding glycoside hydrolase family 28 protein, with amino-acid sequence MTTSKQGNLIVLFLCAVLSVTAQTSLAPEWTKNVGARSFPSGKTIYYVNSYGAVSDTVTVNTKAIQKAIDECAAKGGGIVAFKPGTYVMGAIFLKTNVHLRIDKGVLILGSQNFDDYPDMDTRIAGLEMKWPAALINALNVKNVAITGEGIINARGKFCWDKYWAMRKDYDTKGLRWIVDYDAKRVRTLLVQNSSDVSIKGLTFKNAGFWTVQLLYSSYLTVDGVVIKNNEDGSGPSTDGIDVDSSSWVLIENCDIDCNDDNFCLKAGRDWDGLRVNRPTEYVVIRKSIARRGAGLVTLGSETSGGIRHIYCTDLYAKNTDNGLRIKSATTRGGTIEDIYFVNSVLDSVRNAYQFNLNWYPAYSYSELPKGYTMETVPAHWKSMLQKVTPAEKGTPYAKKFIIRNVKITNAQKAFEINGLPKSLLEDFQFINSFISAGTIGSMEYTKGWKFINTTIDISTKPVEKKKEPTGIEEQERLKG; translated from the coding sequence ATGACTACAAGTAAGCAAGGCAATTTGATCGTTCTCTTTTTATGCGCAGTGCTATCTGTCACGGCACAAACATCACTTGCGCCGGAGTGGACAAAGAACGTTGGTGCAAGAAGTTTTCCTTCAGGTAAAACAATTTATTATGTGAACAGCTATGGAGCCGTTAGTGATACAGTAACGGTTAATACAAAAGCCATTCAAAAAGCAATTGATGAATGTGCCGCAAAGGGTGGTGGTATTGTTGCATTTAAACCGGGCACGTATGTAATGGGTGCTATCTTTTTAAAGACTAATGTCCATTTGCGAATTGATAAAGGGGTATTGATCCTTGGTTCACAAAACTTTGATGATTATCCGGATATGGATACTCGTATTGCAGGATTAGAAATGAAATGGCCTGCAGCATTGATCAATGCACTCAACGTAAAGAACGTTGCGATCACAGGAGAAGGAATTATAAATGCAAGAGGAAAGTTCTGCTGGGATAAATATTGGGCGATGCGTAAGGATTACGATACAAAAGGTCTGCGATGGATCGTTGACTACGATGCAAAACGTGTTCGTACACTGCTTGTGCAAAATTCATCTGATGTTTCTATAAAAGGGTTAACGTTTAAAAACGCCGGCTTCTGGACTGTGCAGTTGCTCTATTCTTCATACCTAACAGTAGATGGCGTTGTGATCAAAAATAATGAAGATGGAAGTGGGCCAAGCACGGATGGTATTGATGTGGATTCATCGAGCTGGGTGTTGATTGAGAATTGTGATATTGATTGTAATGATGATAATTTTTGTTTGAAAGCCGGTCGTGATTGGGATGGCTTAAGAGTAAACCGTCCGACAGAATATGTTGTGATCCGTAAGTCGATTGCACGAAGAGGAGCAGGGCTAGTTACGTTGGGCAGCGAAACATCGGGCGGCATCCGTCATATTTATTGTACTGATCTCTATGCAAAAAATACAGATAATGGTTTACGGATCAAATCTGCAACAACACGTGGTGGTACCATTGAAGATATCTACTTCGTGAATTCTGTTTTAGATTCTGTTCGCAACGCCTATCAATTCAATTTAAACTGGTATCCTGCTTATAGTTATTCTGAATTGCCGAAAGGCTATACTATGGAAACGGTGCCTGCCCATTGGAAATCGATGTTGCAAAAAGTTACACCTGCTGAAAAGGGAACACCTTATGCAAAGAAATTCATCATTCGCAATGTGAAGATCACAAACGCACAAAAAGCATTTGAAATAAATGGCTTGCCGAAATCATTGCTGGAAGATTTTCAGTTCATCAATTCGTTTATTTCAGCCGGCACAATCGGCAGCATGGAATACACGAAAGGCTGGAAGTTCATCAACACAACCATAGATATTTCAACCAAACCTGTTGAAAAGAAGAAAGAACCAACAGGAATTGAAGAACAGGAGCGTCTAAAAGGATAA
- a CDS encoding rhamnogalacturonan lyase yields the protein MKRFVSFTAVFVCLSMCVFAQYQMEFLTRGVHAVPAGNGKVFVSWRLLGTEDQSLPFNLYKTVNGKTSKLNKAPLLKATGFTDEAVDTNAVNVYTVKAIINKNEEAKGESFTLAANAKPYVSIPLKTPTGYSANDASVGDVDGDGVYEVFIHMTGRGRDNSQAGLTDPPIIQCYKLDGTFLWEINLGKNIREGAHYTQFMVYDLDGDGKAEIAMKTADGSIDGKGKVIGDSTKDYRNQRGYILSGPEFLTVFNGETGAAISTVSYDPPRFPTSLNPTEAELKTMWGDGYGNRMDRFIAAIAYLDGKHPSLVMCRGYYTRTVLAAWDLKGNQLVKRWVFDSNEPGNKEYAGQGNHNINVSDVDGDGKDEIIYGQMTIDDNGKGLYSTGIGHGDALHTSDMDHERPGLEVFGIQEKFGDAGANFRDAKTGEVIWKKASVKAGDDGEGPGRGLALDIDPRYPGFECWVAGAGIAGLFDNKGNKIADKTPPCNMGIYWDGDALSEILNGVNISKWDYVNSAMIKLFDGRDFGCVSNNGSKANPCLSADLFGDWREEIICRTTDSKELRIYSTSIPTEIKLYTLMHNPQYRLSIAWQNVAYNQPPHVSYFIGEGMKMPPKPNITIITKK from the coding sequence ATGAAACGATTTGTATCATTCACTGCTGTTTTTGTTTGCTTAAGTATGTGTGTGTTTGCACAATACCAGATGGAATTCCTTACCCGTGGTGTGCATGCAGTGCCGGCAGGTAACGGAAAAGTATTTGTGAGCTGGCGCTTGCTGGGAACAGAAGATCAGTCGCTTCCATTTAATCTCTATAAAACCGTTAATGGTAAAACAAGTAAGTTGAACAAAGCTCCATTGCTGAAAGCAACGGGCTTTACTGATGAAGCGGTTGATACAAATGCAGTAAATGTTTACACTGTAAAAGCCATCATCAACAAAAACGAAGAAGCAAAGGGTGAATCATTTACGCTTGCGGCAAATGCAAAGCCCTATGTGTCTATTCCATTAAAAACCCCAACAGGCTATTCAGCGAATGATGCCAGTGTTGGTGATGTGGATGGTGATGGTGTGTATGAGGTCTTTATTCATATGACAGGAAGAGGAAGAGATAATTCACAAGCCGGCTTGACTGATCCGCCGATTATTCAATGCTATAAACTCGATGGAACATTTTTATGGGAGATCAATCTTGGAAAAAATATTCGTGAAGGTGCACATTACACACAGTTCATGGTGTATGATCTTGATGGCGATGGTAAAGCAGAGATCGCTATGAAAACGGCAGATGGAAGTATTGACGGAAAAGGAAAAGTGATCGGCGACAGCACAAAAGATTACCGCAATCAACGTGGATATATTTTAAGTGGTCCTGAATTTCTCACTGTGTTCAATGGAGAAACAGGTGCTGCTATTTCAACAGTGAGTTATGATCCTCCAAGATTTCCAACTTCACTCAACCCAACAGAAGCTGAACTAAAAACAATGTGGGGTGATGGCTATGGCAACCGTATGGATCGTTTTATTGCAGCCATTGCCTATCTCGATGGCAAGCATCCATCGTTGGTGATGTGTCGTGGTTACTATACAAGAACTGTATTAGCTGCATGGGATCTCAAAGGAAATCAATTAGTGAAACGTTGGGTATTTGACAGCAATGAACCGGGTAACAAAGAGTATGCAGGACAAGGCAATCATAACATCAATGTATCTGATGTTGATGGCGATGGAAAAGATGAAATCATTTATGGTCAAATGACGATTGATGATAATGGGAAAGGTTTATACAGCACAGGTATTGGTCATGGTGATGCATTGCATACGAGTGATATGGATCATGAACGTCCGGGATTGGAAGTATTCGGCATACAGGAAAAATTTGGTGATGCGGGTGCAAATTTCCGTGATGCAAAAACAGGTGAGGTAATCTGGAAGAAAGCATCTGTAAAAGCAGGTGATGATGGTGAAGGCCCCGGTCGTGGGTTGGCATTGGATATTGATCCACGTTATCCCGGCTTTGAATGTTGGGTGGCAGGTGCAGGCATCGCCGGTTTGTTTGATAATAAAGGGAATAAGATCGCAGATAAAACACCACCCTGCAACATGGGTATTTATTGGGATGGAGATGCGTTGAGTGAAATTTTGAATGGTGTGAACATCAGTAAATGGGATTATGTCAACAGTGCAATGATCAAATTATTTGATGGCAGAGATTTCGGTTGTGTAAGTAACAATGGCAGCAAAGCAAACCCCTGCTTGAGTGCCGATCTGTTTGGTGACTGGAGGGAAGAGATCATTTGTCGTACAACCGATAGTAAAGAGTTGCGTATTTATTCAACTTCTATTCCAACAGAAATAAAACTGTATACGTTGATGCATAATCCGCAATACCGATTAAGTATTGCCTGGCAGAATGTGGCTTACAATCAACCGCCACATGTAAGTTATTTTATCGGTGAAGGAATGAAGATGCCACCTAAACCGAATATCACAATCATTACAAAAAAATAA
- a CDS encoding rhamnogalacturonan acetylesterase — MKWIKANAHILRLLLLFFVMTSFVVFSNNKPTIYIIGDSTVRNTNRPQCGWGEMIGEFFDSTQINISNQAMAGRSTRTFIKEKRWDKVMSTLTEGDYVIMQFGHNEGSKPDTSRTGYRGVLRGTGDETVELTWKDGTVEAVHTYGWYLKKFIKDAKSKGARPIICSMIPRNQFADGKVKRANNDFGKWAKEVAESEGVFFIDLNAITADKYDVLGPDEVKKLFHGDHTHTNVDGAKINAASVVEGIRNLSKELPLVTYLKK; from the coding sequence ATGAAATGGATCAAAGCAAATGCACATATACTTCGATTGCTGTTATTGTTTTTTGTGATGACTTCGTTTGTTGTTTTCAGCAACAATAAACCAACCATCTATATTATTGGCGATTCAACGGTTCGAAATACAAACCGTCCGCAATGTGGCTGGGGAGAAATGATCGGCGAGTTCTTTGATTCAACACAGATCAACATTAGTAACCAGGCAATGGCAGGAAGAAGTACAAGAACCTTTATCAAAGAAAAACGTTGGGATAAAGTAATGTCAACGCTTACAGAAGGTGATTATGTGATTATGCAGTTTGGCCATAATGAAGGAAGCAAACCGGATACGTCAAGAACTGGCTACCGTGGTGTGTTGAGAGGAACCGGTGACGAAACGGTTGAACTGACATGGAAAGATGGAACTGTTGAAGCCGTACATACCTATGGTTGGTATTTGAAGAAGTTTATCAAGGATGCAAAGAGTAAAGGAGCAAGACCCATCATCTGTTCTATGATTCCACGTAATCAATTTGCAGATGGCAAAGTAAAACGTGCAAATAATGATTTTGGTAAATGGGCAAAAGAAGTTGCAGAAAGCGAAGGTGTTTTCTTTATTGACTTGAATGCAATAACTGCAGATAAGTATGATGTGTTGGGGCCGGATGAAGTAAAGAAACTTTTTCATGGTGATCACACGCATACCAATGTTGATGGGGCAAAGATCAATGCGGCATCAGTTGTAGAAGGTATCCGCAACCTGAGTAAAGAATTGCCGCTGGTAACATATCTTAAAAAATAA
- a CDS encoding rhamnogalacturonan acetylesterase, whose amino-acid sequence MKLSKLLALVVVLGIISFTMMQTKPVFYIIGDSTVRNGDGSGRNGQWGWGSFMAEYFDTTKISVQNHAIGGRSSRTFITEGRWEKITANLKKGDYVIMQFGHNDASPLDDTARARGTIRGIGNDSSAIYNPIRKINETVYSYGWYMRKYVRETKAKGGIPIVCSLIPRDNWKNGKVTRSTDNYALWAEQVAKEEGAYFIDLNKLVADKYDVLGQEEVKKLFHGDHTHTSLDGAKINADVVIQQLILQHPGELTRYIIKK is encoded by the coding sequence ATGAAATTAAGTAAGTTGTTAGCACTTGTTGTTGTTCTTGGGATCATTTCATTCACCATGATGCAAACCAAGCCTGTGTTTTATATCATTGGCGATTCAACAGTTCGTAATGGTGATGGTAGCGGAAGAAATGGTCAGTGGGGTTGGGGTAGCTTTATGGCTGAGTATTTTGATACAACAAAAATATCTGTACAGAATCATGCCATTGGCGGAAGAAGTAGCCGTACATTTATCACGGAAGGGCGTTGGGAAAAGATTACTGCCAATTTAAAGAAAGGTGATTATGTAATTATGCAGTTTGGTCATAACGATGCGAGTCCGTTAGATGATACTGCAAGAGCAAGAGGAACCATACGTGGTATTGGTAATGATAGTTCTGCGATTTATAACCCTATTCGCAAGATCAATGAAACAGTGTACAGTTATGGTTGGTACATGCGCAAATATGTTCGTGAAACAAAAGCCAAGGGCGGCATTCCGATTGTCTGTTCATTGATTCCACGTGATAACTGGAAGAATGGAAAAGTAACACGTTCGACAGATAACTATGCATTATGGGCTGAGCAAGTTGCCAAAGAAGAAGGTGCATATTTTATTGATCTCAATAAACTGGTTGCAGATAAGTATGATGTGTTGGGGCAGGAAGAGGTGAAGAAACTTTTTCATGGTGATCATACACACACCAGTCTGGATGGAGCAAAGATCAATGCAGATGTTGTTATTCAACAATTGATCTTACAGCATCCCGGTGAATTAACCCGGTACATCATCAAAAAATAA
- the rhaM gene encoding L-rhamnose mutarotase, which translates to MPRIASRMKIFKGQEEEYKRRHDELWPDLEKLLHETGISDYSIFLDESTGDLFAVLQAEDPAKLGDLPNHPVMQKWWAYMKDIMETNPDNSPVSTPLKDVFYMK; encoded by the coding sequence ATGCCACGCATTGCATCACGCATGAAAATATTTAAAGGCCAGGAAGAAGAATACAAACGTCGTCATGATGAACTTTGGCCCGATCTTGAAAAATTACTTCATGAAACAGGCATCAGCGATTACAGCATTTTTCTGGATGAATCAACTGGCGACTTGTTCGCAGTATTACAAGCTGAAGATCCTGCAAAGTTGGGCGATCTGCCCAATCATCCGGTCATGCAAAAATGGTGGGCGTATATGAAAGATATCATGGAAACAAACCCGGATAACTCACCTGTGAGCACGCCGTTAAAGGATGTGTTCTATATGAAGTAA
- a CDS encoding NUDIX hydrolase, with amino-acid sequence MLKYQNQTRLLVAVDCIIFGFDGNKLKILLIKRGLEPKKDHWSLMGGFVQPAESTDEAANRVLKQLTGLDGVYLEQFYTFSAKDRDPIERTISVAYFALIDIHQYEKQISEEYHAEWFQLDQIPELIFDHSQMVAMAREKLRYKAALHPLLFELLPAKFTLPLLQSLFEDVYETNFDKGNFSRKIISTGLLIKQKDKDKTNSKKGAFYYKLDKKHYKKNFHSVLKFIPNLNNHLEVEK; translated from the coding sequence ATGCTGAAGTATCAAAACCAGACCCGCTTGCTTGTTGCAGTTGACTGTATCATTTTTGGATTTGATGGTAATAAACTCAAGATCTTATTGATTAAAAGAGGCCTCGAACCCAAGAAAGACCACTGGAGTTTAATGGGTGGTTTCGTGCAACCCGCAGAAAGTACCGACGAGGCGGCTAACCGGGTATTAAAACAATTGACGGGGCTCGATGGCGTTTACCTGGAACAGTTCTATACCTTTTCAGCAAAAGACAGAGACCCCATCGAACGTACTATTTCTGTAGCATATTTCGCCTTAATTGATATTCATCAATATGAAAAGCAGATCAGCGAAGAATATCATGCTGAATGGTTCCAGCTCGATCAGATACCCGAGCTGATCTTTGATCACTCACAAATGGTAGCAATGGCAAGAGAGAAATTAAGATATAAAGCAGCCTTGCATCCCCTGCTGTTTGAATTGTTGCCTGCAAAATTCACTTTACCGTTGTTGCAGAGTTTGTTTGAAGATGTGTATGAAACAAATTTTGATAAGGGCAACTTCAGTCGTAAGATCATTTCAACCGGTCTCTTGATCAAACAAAAAGACAAGGATAAAACGAATTCAAAAAAAGGCGCCTTCTATTATAAGCTTGATAAAAAGCATTACAAGAAGAATTTCCATTCGGTACTGAAATTCATTCCCAACCTGAATAATCATCTGGAAGTAGAGAAGTAA